From the Lates calcarifer isolate ASB-BC8 unplaced genomic scaffold, TLL_Latcal_v3 _unitig_4612_quiver_2590, whole genome shotgun sequence genome, one window contains:
- the LOC108900970 gene encoding sialidase-4-like: MCSCTCSAPNALALYSDDRGSTWKLGKMFQTQSGECQMAEIFDGDKSSIYCNARSRGCCRVEAVSENGGADFHTLSNATKLVETDSGCQGSVVSFPAQDEGADIEGDPKWLIYTHPSNQCKRTDLGVYVNKSPKDPSKWSKPWIINIGPSGYSDLAYIGNGWFACLMERGVKKETEQIASVVFSYNDIKQSTTMQCIMSCQCFKCP, encoded by the coding sequence ATGTGTTCGTGTACGTGCTCTGCTCCGAATGCTCTTGCCCTGTACAGCGATGATAGGGGCAGCACATGGAAATTAGGCAAAATGTTTCAAACACAATCAGGGGAATGTCAAATGGCAGAGATTTTTGATGGAGACAAAAGCTCCATCTACTGCAATGCTCGTAGTCGGGGATGCTGTCGAGTGGAAGCTGTCAGTGAAAATGGTGGAGCTGATTTTCACACATTGAGCAATGCTACAAAGCTTGTTGAAACTGATTCAGGTTGTCAGGGAAGTGTGGTCTCATTTCCAGCTCAAGATGAAGGTGCAGATATAGAGGGTGACCCAAAGTGGCTGATCTACACTCACCCAAGCAATCAGTGCAAAAGGACTGATTTAGGAGTGTATGTGAACAAATCCCCAAAGGATCCAAGTAAGTGGAGCAAACCCTGGATCATTAACATTGGACCCAGTGGTTACTCAGACCTGGCTTACATTGGTAATGGTTGGTTTGCATGTCTGATGGAGCGTGGggtgaagaaagaaacagagcagatagCCTCTGTGGTTTTTAGCTACAATGACATCAAGCAATCCACTACAATGCAATGTATAatgtcatgtcagtgttttaaatgtccATAA